One segment of Hydrogenothermus marinus DNA contains the following:
- a CDS encoding class II aldolase/adducin family protein yields MSIIEEIIFAGKVLYQENLVNSHAGNISVRKGDKIYITKTGAMLGFLKEEDIVEVDIKPSEKDKKASTELIVHRAIYEKTDAKAIVHAHPVNMVALSFKIDKFIPIDSEGKLFIKEVPIIEAKVPSASKEVAEKVSDSLKEYNIVVVKTHGCFIKAENLIKAVNLASDLEYCAKIFRYVRNL; encoded by the coding sequence ATGTCTATTATAGAAGAAATTATCTTTGCAGGAAAAGTTTTATATCAAGAAAATCTTGTAAACTCTCATGCTGGTAATATCTCTGTAAGGAAAGGAGATAAGATATATATTACAAAAACAGGTGCAATGCTTGGATTTTTAAAAGAAGAAGATATTGTAGAAGTTGACATAAAACCTTCAGAAAAAGATAAAAAAGCATCAACTGAGCTTATAGTACATAGAGCTATATATGAAAAAACAGATGCTAAAGCTATAGTCCATGCCCATCCAGTAAATATGGTAGCTTTATCTTTTAAGATAGATAAATTTATTCCTATAGATAGCGAAGGAAAGCTTTTTATAAAAGAAGTTCCAATTATTGAAGCTAAGGTTCCAAGTGCATCAAAAGAAGTTGCAGAAAAGGTTTCAGATAGTTTAAAAGAATATAATATTGTGGTAGTAAAAACTCATGGTTGTTTTATAAAAGCCGAAAATCTTATAAAGGCTGTAAATCTTGCATCTGATTTAGAGTATTGTGCAAAAATTTTTAGATATGTGAGAAATTTATAA
- a CDS encoding NAD(P)/FAD-dependent oxidoreductase — MAKVVIVGAGFAGHYGALILQDELKKIGGNHEITVISRVPKFTYIPSLVWVGINLMKAEKTQFDLKPVYDKLGINFIHGKVTEVWPDNKYVNVELPDGKTQKVDYDFLLMATGPYLNFEATEGLGPENGYTQSICSPPHATEAAANYLELVARLEKGDKATVVVGTGHGTATCQGAAFEYICNICNDLVDRGLRDKVRLIWLSNEPRLGDFGIDGLEAKRGSLIFTSEMMAEGLFADYGIEYQIRSHVHKVDNKKIYTENLDGEFKEIEYDFAMLIPPFKGQPIKWFDKDGNDITNKVCNPAGFVKVDANYGKSWEELDGPDWPKTYQSPVYENIFAAGIAFAPPGPLSEPNKSPNGTLIGPAPPRTGYTAELSGKAAALNIAEMIKGNKPTHHASMAETPGLCIASMKKHVFGGEAATIAIYPVARDYTKYPEYGRDLDSCTAEIGMAGAWFKYALHYAFLYKLQAKPFWKLIP; from the coding sequence ATGGCTAAAGTTGTAATAGTTGGTGCTGGGTTTGCAGGCCATTACGGTGCTTTAATTCTTCAAGATGAACTAAAAAAAATAGGTGGTAATCATGAAATTACTGTTATAAGCAGAGTTCCTAAATTTACCTATATTCCTTCTCTTGTATGGGTTGGAATAAATCTTATGAAAGCAGAAAAAACTCAGTTTGATCTAAAACCTGTTTATGACAAATTAGGAATAAACTTTATTCATGGAAAAGTAACAGAAGTATGGCCAGATAATAAGTATGTAAATGTTGAGCTTCCTGATGGCAAAACTCAAAAAGTAGATTATGATTTCTTACTTATGGCAACTGGTCCTTATCTTAACTTTGAAGCTACAGAAGGACTTGGTCCTGAAAATGGTTATACCCAATCTATATGTTCTCCTCCTCATGCAACAGAAGCTGCAGCGAATTATTTAGAACTTGTTGCAAGATTAGAGAAGGGAGATAAAGCTACTGTAGTTGTTGGTACAGGACATGGAACTGCTACATGTCAAGGTGCTGCATTTGAGTATATATGTAATATTTGTAATGATTTAGTAGATAGAGGTTTAAGAGATAAAGTAAGATTAATATGGCTTTCAAATGAACCAAGACTTGGAGACTTTGGAATTGATGGACTTGAAGCAAAAAGAGGTTCTTTAATTTTTACATCTGAAATGATGGCAGAAGGCCTTTTTGCAGACTATGGAATAGAATATCAAATTCGCTCCCATGTGCATAAAGTAGATAATAAAAAAATATATACAGAAAATTTAGATGGTGAATTTAAAGAAATAGAATATGATTTTGCTATGTTAATACCTCCATTTAAAGGTCAACCTATAAAATGGTTTGATAAAGATGGAAATGATATTACAAACAAAGTATGTAATCCTGCCGGATTTGTTAAAGTTGATGCAAATTATGGAAAAAGTTGGGAAGAATTAGATGGTCCTGATTGGCCTAAAACATATCAATCACCAGTTTATGAAAATATATTTGCCGCTGGTATAGCGTTTGCTCCTCCTGGACCATTGTCTGAACCAAATAAATCTCCAAATGGTACTTTAATAGGACCTGCACCTCCAAGAACAGGATATACTGCAGAACTTTCAGGAAAAGCAGCAGCATTAAATATTGCAGAAATGATAAAAGGAAATAAACCTACTCATCATGCATCTATGGCAGAAACTCCAGGGCTTTGTATTGCATCAATGAAGAAACATGTATTTGGTGGAGAAGCTGCTACAATTGCAATCTATCCAGTAGCAAGAGATTATACAAAATACCCTGAATATGGTAGAGATTTAGATAGCTGTACAGCAGAAATTGGTATGGCAGGAGCTTGGTTTAAATATGCCCTTCATTATGCTTTCTTATATAAACTTCAAGCAAAACCTTTCTGGAAATTAATACCATAA
- the fabZ gene encoding 3-hydroxyacyl-ACP dehydratase FabZ, with protein sequence MEGFADVMEIMQVLPHRYPFLLVDKILELDLENLKIKAIKNVTINEEFFNGHFPHFPVMPGVLIIEAMAQVGAYMMIKKIQKEGIDGDYTVLFAGIDNAKFRKPVRPGDQIIFEVEGINIKKSMGKIKGVAKVDGQVVAEATLMAALKKE encoded by the coding sequence ATGGAAGGTTTTGCAGATGTAATGGAAATAATGCAGGTTTTACCTCACAGATATCCTTTTTTACTTGTTGATAAAATTTTAGAGCTTGATCTTGAAAATTTAAAAATAAAAGCAATAAAGAATGTAACTATTAATGAAGAGTTTTTCAATGGACATTTTCCACATTTTCCTGTAATGCCAGGCGTTTTAATTATAGAAGCAATGGCACAAGTTGGAGCTTATATGATGATAAAAAAAATACAAAAAGAAGGAATAGATGGAGATTATACAGTTTTATTTGCAGGAATAGATAATGCAAAATTTAGAAAACCTGTTAGACCTGGAGATCAAATAATTTTTGAAGTTGAAGGTATAAATATAAAAAAATCAATGGGAAAAATAAAAGGTGTTGCAAAGGTTGATGGACAAGTTGTAGCAGAAGCAACATTAATGGCCGCTTTAAAGAAAGAATAA
- a CDS encoding mechanosensitive ion channel family protein, translating to MEEVVSIFTEYLKSNIYTEIITLILGIFSVILFFLLKKHRDDFKNWYLYEGIKFFYIFSSFLAFLFLEMKLKSYITGPLFKNIFMFFIFYQIIDLIFEVFKINRKKLKNFIDFLLGLNIVILFFLDLMHNFSLPYGKNYNLIIFLKIIVAIPFLITFFYLSMRASIKLPLENKTLKNLINKIFYITNIFLAIFTILWITGIFKITFTIILGFVGISLLTILFLITLFWANDYINKNLKVILEVFPDFKNRVDTVLAIIYFISSYFYILEVFNVKYIHQKLKSLYIVKTDVLSISVYSLIEAIIFYLFILNLIILLKVFIRYLQFKKKGEFEPSPIEAVIYNFGILLASIIALSMLGITWKVLLPIIGALGIGAGFGLQSIINNYISGFIMIFNRKVEIGDVVEIKGNAGDFVGNPQELIFGIVTDIGVINTVIKTVDGISVAIPNSRFVSDNIINYTLENNYVRMRIPFKIPYDAPNKKVEEILLSSVEDFKNFLSKYNKPQVWFFEMKDYYNEYVLVIWIDARNWKRIIWLKSEIYKKAWEKFEEEGIEIPVTTIEIIKSYLEKHKNSDKT from the coding sequence ATGGAAGAAGTAGTTTCCATATTTACTGAGTATTTAAAGAGTAATATATATACAGAAATTATTACATTAATTCTTGGGATATTTTCTGTAATATTGTTTTTTCTTTTAAAAAAGCATAGAGATGACTTTAAAAATTGGTACCTTTACGAAGGTATAAAGTTTTTTTATATTTTTTCTTCTTTTTTAGCCTTTCTTTTTTTAGAAATGAAACTAAAAAGCTATATTACTGGCCCTCTATTTAAAAATATATTTATGTTTTTTATTTTTTATCAGATAATAGATCTTATTTTTGAAGTTTTTAAAATAAACAGAAAAAAGCTAAAAAATTTTATAGATTTTCTACTTGGTCTTAATATAGTAATACTTTTTTTCCTTGATTTAATGCATAATTTTTCATTACCTTATGGTAAAAATTACAATTTAATAATATTTCTAAAAATAATAGTGGCTATTCCTTTCTTAATTACATTTTTTTACCTTTCAATGAGAGCAAGTATAAAACTTCCTCTAGAAAATAAAACCTTAAAAAATTTAATAAATAAAATCTTTTATATAACAAATATATTTCTTGCTATATTTACAATTCTTTGGATTACTGGGATATTTAAAATTACTTTTACAATTATTTTAGGATTTGTTGGAATTTCCTTACTTACCATTTTATTTTTAATTACACTATTTTGGGCTAATGACTATATAAATAAAAATTTAAAAGTTATATTAGAAGTTTTTCCTGATTTTAAAAACAGAGTAGATACAGTTTTAGCTATAATATATTTTATTTCCTCTTATTTTTATATACTAGAAGTTTTCAATGTAAAATACATCCACCAAAAACTTAAAAGTTTATATATAGTAAAAACAGATGTTTTATCTATATCTGTATATTCTTTAATAGAAGCCATTATTTTTTATTTATTTATTTTAAATCTAATAATACTTTTAAAAGTATTTATAAGATATTTACAATTTAAAAAGAAAGGAGAGTTTGAGCCTTCTCCTATAGAAGCTGTAATTTATAATTTTGGAATATTATTAGCATCTATAATTGCTTTATCTATGCTTGGTATAACTTGGAAAGTTTTACTTCCTATTATTGGTGCTTTAGGCATAGGTGCAGGATTTGGTCTTCAATCTATTATTAATAACTATATAAGTGGTTTTATAATGATTTTTAATCGTAAAGTAGAAATAGGAGATGTAGTAGAAATAAAAGGAAATGCAGGAGATTTTGTAGGCAACCCTCAAGAATTAATTTTTGGTATTGTTACAGATATTGGAGTTATAAATACTGTAATAAAAACAGTAGATGGAATAAGTGTAGCAATACCAAATTCAAGATTTGTTTCAGATAATATTATAAATTATACATTAGAAAATAATTACGTAAGAATGAGAATTCCATTTAAAATACCTTATGATGCACCAAATAAAAAAGTTGAAGAGATACTCCTTTCTTCTGTTGAAGATTTTAAAAATTTTTTATCAAAATATAATAAACCTCAAGTATGGTTTTTTGAAATGAAAGATTATTATAATGAATATGTACTTGTTATATGGATAGATGCGAGAAACTGGAAAAGAATAATATGGTTAAAAAGTGAAATATATAAAAAAGCTTGGGAAAAGTTTGAAGAAGAAGGAATAGAAATTCCAGTTACAACTATTGAGATAATTAAATCATATTTAGAAAAGCATAAAAATTCAGATAAGACTTGA